A genomic window from Pecten maximus chromosome 4, xPecMax1.1, whole genome shotgun sequence includes:
- the LOC117326134 gene encoding uncharacterized protein LOC117326134, translating into MMLHLKHKSGGGDLGERLTTMLQLMILAVGLLAGLVQATPMDDRNATVILSLNISTAEGDTYSVNVESEGNEGNDVVHSTMNGNDSQTVVTDHNLNIRVVIPDSETEDCHFLELAEEEKTEQTLEEEDAESVETGSGVMENANSTDEKACLYGDDEPVMTDEVKTTVESWCGARKIRHLTRKAECQDVPQDGSQQAEDSEETESGTLVRRKRSWFWRRFRCYYVCRRVRRCWYRRSCFLFFCRWRRYCVNTWHCYRQCGRYYY; encoded by the exons ATGATGTTGCATTTGAAACATAAGTCCGGTGGAGGAGATCTTGGAGAAAG ATTGACCACCATGCTCCAGTTGATGATTTTGGCCGTGGGCCTCTTGGCCGGATTAGTCCAAGCAACGCCAATGGATGATCGCAACGCTACAGTG ATCCTATCTTTGAACATCAGTACAGCGGAAGGCGACACTTATTCAGTTAACGTTGAGTCGGAGGGAAACGAAGGGAATGACGTCGTTCATTCAACCATGAACGGGAATGATTCCCAGACAGTGGTCACGGATCATAACTTG AATATACGTGTGGTAATTCCCGACTCGGAAACCGAAGATTGTCACTTCTTGGAACTTGCCgaagaagaaaaaacagaaCAGACATTAGAGGAGGAGGATGCAGAAAGTGTAGAAACG GGATCTGGGGTGATGGAAAATGCCAACTCCACAGACGAGAAGGCGTGTTTATATGGCGATGACGAACCTGTTATGACAGATGAAGTGAAGACTACTGTGGAGTCCTGGTGTGGCGCCCGTAAGATACGTCATTTGACCCGGAAGGCCGAGTGTCAGGATGTCCCCCAGGACGGAAGTCAACAAG ctGAGGACTCAGAAGAGACCGAATCAGGAACGCTCGTCCGCAGAAAGAGGTCTTGGTTTTGGAGAAGATTTCGCTGTTACTATGTCTGTAGACGAGTGAGGAGATGCTGGTATCGACGATCATGTTTCTTGTTCTTCTGTCGGTGGAGGAGATATTGTGTCAATACTTGGCATTGCTACCGCCAATGTGGAAGATATTACTATTAA
- the LOC117326133 gene encoding uncharacterized protein LOC117326133, which yields MMLHLKHKSGGGDLGERLTTMLQLMILAVGLLAGLVQATPMDDRNATVILSLNISTAEGDTYSVNVESEGNEGNDVVHSTMNGNDSQTVVTDHNLNIRVVIPDSETEDCHFLELAEEEKTEQTLEEEDAESVETGSEVMENANSTDEKACLYGDDEPVMTDEVKTTVESWCGARKIRHLTRKAECQDVPQDGSQQAEDSEETESGTLVRRKRSWFWSRFRCYYVCRRVRRCWYRRSCFLFFCRWRRYCVNTWHCYRQCGRYYY from the exons ATGATGTTGCATTTGAAACATAAGTCCGGTGGAGGAGATCTTGGAGAAAG ATTGACCACCATGCTCCAGTTGATGATTTTGGCCGTGGGCCTCTTGGCCGGATTAGTCCAAGCAACGCCAATGGATGATCGCAACGCTACAGTG ATCCTATCTTTGAACATCAGTACAGCGGAAGGCGATACTTATTCAGTTAACGTTGAGTCGGAGGGAAACGAAGGGAATGACGTCGTTCATTCAACCATGAACGGGAATGATTCCCAGACAGTGGTCACGGATCATAACTTG AATATACGTGTGGTAATTCCCGACTCGGAAACCGAAGATTGTCACTTCTTGGAACTTGCCgaagaagaaaaaacagaaCAGACATTAGAGGAGGAGGATGCAGAAAGTGTAGAAACG GGATCTGAGGTGATGGAAAATGCCAACTCCACAGACGAGAAGGCGTGTTTATATGGCGATGACGAACCTGTTATGACAGATGAAGTGAAGACTACTGTGGAGTCCTGGTGTGGCGCCCGTAAGATACGTCATTTGACCCGGAAGGCCGAGTGTCAGGATGTCCCCCAGGACGGAAGTCAACAAG ctGAGGACTCAGAAGAGACCGAATCAGGAACGCTCGTCCGCAGAAAGAGGTCTTGGTTTTGGAGTAGATTTCGCTGTTACTATGTCTGTAGACGAGTGAGGAGATGCTGGTATCGACGATCATGTTTCTTGTTCTTCTGTCGGTGGAGGAGATATTGTGTCAATACTTGGCATTGCTACCGCCAATGTGGAAGATATTACTATTAA